From Acidimicrobiales bacterium, one genomic window encodes:
- a CDS encoding ABC-2 family transporter protein, translated as MRLDVEVARRSFRRHAAYRAATAAGVFTNTVFGFIDAYILIAVYQGRSAINGLTLSGALTYAFVKQGSLMFIGVFSPLELGERVRTGDVVTDLYRPVDVHRWWAADEAGRALFHLLARGLPPVALGALVFDLDLPASATRWAGFVLSAVLAVAVGFQLRFLVSLSAFWFLDQRGMHNLNMVMTGFVSGGLFPLPLLPDALFQVARLLPWACLLHLPMEVYLGRGLAGPLLVQAAWLAVLVGGARATLAAATRKVVLQGG; from the coding sequence ATGCGACTCGACGTCGAGGTGGCGAGGCGGTCGTTCCGGCGGCACGCGGCCTACCGCGCGGCGACGGCGGCCGGGGTCTTCACCAACACCGTCTTCGGCTTCATCGACGCCTACATCCTCATCGCCGTCTACCAGGGCCGCAGCGCCATCAACGGCCTCACCCTCTCCGGCGCCCTCACCTACGCCTTCGTCAAGCAGGGCTCGCTCATGTTCATCGGCGTGTTCTCGCCGCTGGAGCTCGGCGAGCGGGTGCGCACCGGCGACGTCGTCACCGACCTGTACCGCCCCGTCGACGTCCACCGCTGGTGGGCGGCCGACGAGGCCGGCCGGGCCCTGTTCCACCTGCTCGCCCGGGGCCTCCCGCCCGTCGCCCTCGGCGCGCTCGTCTTCGACCTCGACCTGCCGGCGTCGGCCACCCGGTGGGCCGGGTTCGTGCTGTCCGCCGTCCTCGCCGTCGCCGTCGGCTTCCAGCTGCGGTTCCTCGTCTCGCTGAGCGCCTTCTGGTTCCTCGACCAGCGGGGCATGCACAACCTGAACATGGTGATGACGGGGTTCGTCAGCGGCGGCCTGTTCCCGCTGCCGCTGCTCCCCGACGCGCTGTTCCAGGTGGCCCGCCTGCTGCCCTGGGCGTGCCTGCTCCACCTCCCGATGGAGGTCTACCTGGGCCGGGGCCTGGCCGGCCCGCTGCTCGTCCAGGCGGCCTGGCTCGCCGTCCTCGTCGGCGGCGCGAGGGCGACGCTCGCCGCCGCCACCCGCAAGGTGGTGCTCCAGGGTGGCTGA
- a CDS encoding ABC-2 family transporter protein encodes MADGSLTRVYPVLLRARVRSDWQYRASFVIWTLTSAAATFAEFVAVLVFFSNVDELAGWSLGETAVLYGMAGTSFALGNAFTSQVERISLHVKAGTFDRFLLRPVGPYLLLAADEFAFRRLGMVVQSLGVLGVAAVVADVGWTALDAVVVVAAIATGTVIFAAIWCLTSSLAFWTVETQEVASAFTYGGGYATQYPADVFTGWLRRLLLTVVPLGFVAYLPLAWVLGKDRALGVDPAWGFASPLVAAVLVVVARLVWRAGLRHYRSTGS; translated from the coding sequence GTGGCTGACGGCTCGCTCACCCGCGTCTACCCCGTCCTCCTGCGGGCCCGCGTCCGGTCCGACTGGCAGTACCGGGCGTCGTTCGTCATCTGGACCCTGACCTCGGCGGCGGCGACGTTCGCCGAGTTCGTCGCCGTCCTCGTGTTCTTCTCCAACGTCGACGAGCTGGCCGGCTGGTCGCTCGGCGAGACCGCCGTCCTCTACGGGATGGCCGGCACGTCGTTCGCTCTGGGCAACGCCTTCACCAGCCAGGTCGAGCGCATCTCGCTCCACGTGAAGGCGGGGACGTTCGACCGCTTCCTGCTCCGCCCGGTCGGCCCCTACCTCCTGCTCGCCGCCGACGAGTTCGCCTTCCGCCGGCTCGGGATGGTCGTCCAGTCGCTCGGCGTGCTCGGCGTCGCCGCCGTGGTGGCCGACGTCGGCTGGACCGCGCTCGACGCCGTCGTCGTGGTCGCCGCCATCGCCACCGGCACGGTGATCTTCGCCGCCATCTGGTGCCTCACGTCCTCGCTCGCCTTCTGGACCGTCGAGACCCAGGAGGTCGCCAGCGCCTTCACCTACGGCGGCGGCTATGCCACCCAGTACCCGGCCGACGTCTTCACCGGCTGGCTGCGCCGGCTCCTCCTCACGGTCGTGCCGCTCGGGTTCGTCGCCTACCTGCCCCTCGCCTGGGTCCTCGGCAAGGACCGGGCGCTCGGCGTCGACCCGGCCTGGGGGTTCGCCTCGCCGCTCGTCGCCGCCGTGCTCGTGGTCGTCGCCCGACTCGTCTGGCGGGCCGGCCTGCGCCACTACCGCAGCACCGGGAGCTGA
- a CDS encoding RNA-binding domain-containing protein, protein MLAADEIEAALSPGYELRGLEVKGPGIRSDLPFFAKVARAMLSMANLRDGGHVIVGIDDTNVAALGPGLQRDHLASWLEYDDVARKLAEYADPPLRFDIADRTLSSGAIVAAIQVHEFADVPVLCKKDFPGVLRAGACYVRTRKVPETAEVPSATEMRDLLDLATEKALRAFVERAERAGVRLTTTPEPDASAPFREQRKDTW, encoded by the coding sequence ATGCTCGCAGCTGACGAGATCGAGGCCGCCCTCTCTCCCGGGTACGAGCTCCGGGGCCTTGAGGTCAAGGGACCTGGGATCCGATCAGACCTGCCCTTCTTCGCGAAGGTCGCGCGAGCGATGCTGAGTATGGCGAACCTCCGTGATGGTGGTCACGTCATCGTCGGCATCGACGATACGAATGTCGCGGCTCTCGGTCCGGGACTGCAGCGGGACCACCTGGCGAGCTGGCTCGAGTACGACGATGTCGCGCGAAAGCTTGCCGAGTACGCGGATCCGCCTCTTCGGTTCGACATCGCCGACCGAACGTTGTCTTCTGGAGCGATCGTCGCGGCCATCCAAGTTCACGAATTCGCGGACGTGCCCGTCTTGTGCAAGAAGGACTTCCCCGGCGTTCTCCGCGCTGGCGCCTGTTACGTCCGCACCAGGAAGGTGCCGGAGACCGCAGAGGTCCCGAGCGCCACCGAGATGCGCGACCTGCTTGACCTTGCGACTGAAAAGGCACTGCGGGCGTTCGTGGAGCGCGCCGAACGCGCTGGCGTTCGGCTCACCACCACCCCCGAGCCGGACGCAAGTGCCCCCTTTCGCGAGCAGCGGAAGGACACGTGGTGA
- a CDS encoding tyrosine-type recombinase/integrase — protein MIKSTKTDRIYRLSLDAGTIDSLVRHRKRMEERADLCGVELAFTSFVFSYEPDGSTPWRPDGVTSRWGKWRRKAGLNDVRLHDLRHFMATTMLTAGVPVPVVAGRLGHARPSTTLNVYSHFVETGDKVAADVLARVMDEAASVGADARS, from the coding sequence GTGATCAAGAGCACCAAGACCGACCGGATCTACCGGCTGAGTCTCGACGCCGGCACGATCGATTCGCTCGTGCGCCACCGCAAGCGGATGGAGGAGCGCGCCGATCTCTGCGGAGTCGAACTCGCATTCACGTCGTTCGTCTTCTCATACGAGCCCGACGGGTCGACGCCATGGCGCCCCGACGGCGTGACCTCACGCTGGGGCAAGTGGCGGCGGAAGGCCGGGCTGAACGACGTGCGTCTCCACGACCTGCGCCACTTTATGGCCACGACGATGTTGACCGCTGGCGTGCCCGTACCCGTCGTCGCGGGCCGGCTCGGTCATGCTCGTCCTTCGACCACGCTCAACGTGTACAGCCACTTCGTCGAGACGGGCGACAAGGTTGCGGCCGACGTACTCGCGAGGGTCATGGACGAGGCAGCCAGCGTGGGCGCTGATGCTCGCAGCTGA